The genomic DNA GTGAAAAACCCGGCGACACTGGCCAATTACCTGAGCGAAACACTCAACACACTGGCCGCAGATACCCAGATGCTGGCGGCCCGGCGCGGACTGTGCGCTCGCGACTGGCTGGCTTTGCCATCTCACCACTTGCACAGCCTGCTTGATGGGCACCCGAAAGCAATCCCGTCAAAAGGCCGTATTGGCTGGAGCTTTATCGACAATCAGCGCTATGCGCCCGAACATGCCCCTGCTTTTCGCCTGCACTGGCTCGCCGTTCATCACTCACTGGCTGAACCCGTATATGCACCAGGCTGGACTGCCAGTCGTCTGCTGGAGGCCAGTTGCAATGAGGCCGAGCATAACCGGTTGTCTGGGCTGCTCCCCTCTTCTGAATACTGGACGATGCCCGTCCATCCCTGGCAATGGGAGGCCATGATTACCCGGCAGTTTGCAGGGCCAATTGCCGCAGGTGCCATGTTTCCACTAGGCGAGGCAGGAGACTGCTATGTTCCCCAGCCGTCATTGCGCACGCTCAGCAATATCGATCGCCCGGCCCGACCAGACCTGAAGCTGTCGCTTAGCCTGCTCACGACCTCGGCATATCGAGGCCTGTCAGCTCGACATCTGTCCCACTCCCCCATGCAGTCAATCTGGCTGCAACAGCTGCTGACCAGCGATCCCCTGTTGGCAGATTGCAACACAACAGCACTGAAAGAAGCAGCTACTGCCTTCATTCCCCACCCTGTCTACCACACACTTCCGGGCACTCCCTATCAGTTCGACGAGATGCTCGGCGCAGTCTGGCGCGAAAGCGCGCATTCGCACCTGGGTACTGGCGAACGCATCGTGATGGCCTCGGTCCTTCAGCAGAAGGATGACAGCGGCCACTCACTTGCCGCTGAACTGATCCATATGTCGGGTACCGGTGCAACACGCTGGCTGACGTTCCTGTTCGACCGGGCAGTCGTTCCGCTGTATCACTTGCAGGCACGCTACGGTCTGGGCTTCATCGCTCACGGTCAGAACCTCATGCTGCGTTTCCGGGATGAACTTCCGGTCGGCATCCTGCTCAAGGATTATCAAGGAGATCTGTTTCGCACTGATGAGGACTGGACCAGCCATCCCGGCTTGCCAGTGCAGGCATGGGATGCGTTGCCAGCCTTGCCTCCCCACTTCCTGATACATCACCTGTGGACCGGACTGTTCGCCAGTGTGTTCCGTTTCATGGCGCCACAACTGGAAATTGAAGGCGTATTCAGTGAAGACGCCTTCTATCGACTACTTGCCAAACGTTTGCAGATCTATCAGGACAGCCATCCGACACTTGCACCACGTTTTACCAGGTTGGGATTATTCAGTCACAAAATGCCTCTCCTGTCGCTGAATCGGGCCCGCTTTTCCCATGGCTATGGCGATATGGCCCAGCGCCCCGTTCATTCACCGGGCCCCTTGCTGGATAACCCCCTGATATTCGGAGCGCCATCCGGGAAATAGCCACTCGCCCTCTATTTCATTCTCGAATTCAGGAATCGTCATGTCCATTCACTTTGATGTCGCGGGTATCGGTGCGGGCCCTTTCAACCTCAGTGTTGCCGCCTTGCTGGCCCCACACGGAAGAATCCGCAGCGCCTTCTTTGACCGGCGCGAACAATTTGACTGGCATCCGGGCATGATGGTCGACGATGCAGCGATGCAGACCTCTTTTCTCAAAGATCTGGTTTTGTCTGCAGACCCTACTAGCGCATATTCTTTTATTGCCTATCTGGTAGCCAAACACCGCTTTCATCGCTTCATTCATGCCGGCTTTACCCATGTCCGACGATATGAGTTTGCCGATTACCTGCAGTGGGTGGCAGAAAAACTGCCTAACCTGCATTTCAAGCACGAAGTGCAAGAAATCAGGTGGAGCGAAAACGGTTTCCGCTTGCAATTCGACGGGAAGTGCGAACATGCCCGACATTTGGTTGTCGCCACCGGACTTACGCCCAACATTCCCGACTGGGCCCGTCGGCATGAACACCCGCGCTGCCTGCATTCCCATCACTATCTGGCGCGGGTTCCCGACGCGACAGGCCTGCGCATTGCGGTTGTCGGCGGAGGACAAAGTGGTGCCGAGGTCGTGCTTGACCTGATGTCTGGTCGACGTGGCCGGACACAATCGATCTGCTGGCTGTCACGGCGGCACACGCTGGAGGCACTCGACGAGGCACCGTTCAGTAACGAATTCTTCACCCCCAGCTATGTCAACGCGTTCCATTCGTTGCCAATGGCATGCAAGCCCGCGCTGATCAGGCAGCAAACATTGACTGGTAATGGCATTTCACACGAAACGCTCAGGCAGATTTACCAGACACTCTATCTGAGCAGCTTGCAGGAGGGCCGGGAACAAAGGCTGCGCATCCTTCCACACCGGGACGTAAGGGCAATGGAATGCCTCCCCGCTGGCGGCTGGATACTGGCTGCCCATAATGGCTTTGATGACCGGATCCATCACGTCGACGCTGATGTAGTGGTTCTGGCCACAGGTTATCTGACCCGGCTGCCCGCCTGCATCGAACCATTGCGGGGCCGGCTGAATATCGATCAGCAAGGGCATTTGCCGCTGCGTCATGATTTCTCGGTGCCCTAGGACGGGCCGGCTGACCACCATATTTTCGTGCAGAACGGCGGGCTTCACAGCCACGGCATCGCGGATCCACAACTGAGCCTGGCAGCCTGGCGCGGTGCAATCATCGCCAATGCCATTCTCGGTGAAGAGCGGTATGCAACGGCAGCCCCCCCCTTTCCCATCGAGTGGGCCAGCGAGGCCGCTCCCGGCTCGTGGAGCCAGCGTGG from Microvirgula aerodenitrificans DSM 15089 includes the following:
- a CDS encoding lysine N(6)-hydroxylase/L-ornithine N(5)-oxygenase family protein, producing the protein MSIHFDVAGIGAGPFNLSVAALLAPHGRIRSAFFDRREQFDWHPGMMVDDAAMQTSFLKDLVLSADPTSAYSFIAYLVAKHRFHRFIHAGFTHVRRYEFADYLQWVAEKLPNLHFKHEVQEIRWSENGFRLQFDGKCEHARHLVVATGLTPNIPDWARRHEHPRCLHSHHYLARVPDATGLRIAVVGGGQSGAEVVLDLMSGRRGRTQSICWLSRRHTLEALDEAPFSNEFFTPSYVNAFHSLPMACKPALIRQQTLTGNGISHETLRQIYQTLYLSSLQEGREQRLRILPHRDVRAMECLPAGGWILAAHNGFDDRIHHVDADVVVLATGYLTRLPACIEPLRGRLNIDQQGHLPLRHDFSVP
- a CDS encoding IucA/IucC family protein, whose amino-acid sequence is MRASRGNELGLLGLHDPDLWRQANVNLIEKALAELCYEGLITASQSENGSRFSVSVPTGGYCWQGRLNRWQHPVIHPGSVIHIADGSPATDAMTVLHRVLEGRVKNPATLANYLSETLNTLAADTQMLAARRGLCARDWLALPSHHLHSLLDGHPKAIPSKGRIGWSFIDNQRYAPEHAPAFRLHWLAVHHSLAEPVYAPGWTASRLLEASCNEAEHNRLSGLLPSSEYWTMPVHPWQWEAMITRQFAGPIAAGAMFPLGEAGDCYVPQPSLRTLSNIDRPARPDLKLSLSLLTTSAYRGLSARHLSHSPMQSIWLQQLLTSDPLLADCNTTALKEAATAFIPHPVYHTLPGTPYQFDEMLGAVWRESAHSHLGTGERIVMASVLQQKDDSGHSLAAELIHMSGTGATRWLTFLFDRAVVPLYHLQARYGLGFIAHGQNLMLRFRDELPVGILLKDYQGDLFRTDEDWTSHPGLPVQAWDALPALPPHFLIHHLWTGLFASVFRFMAPQLEIEGVFSEDAFYRLLAKRLQIYQDSHPTLAPRFTRLGLFSHKMPLLSLNRARFSHGYGDMAQRPVHSPGPLLDNPLIFGAPSGK